TTTGTGTTCCGCCACAAGTCACCAAAACCGAGCCTCCGGCTTGGCGAGCGATGCGTCCTGTTTCTATGGTAATTTGTTCATCGCCAATCCGAATAGATTTTTCTATAGTATTAAACATGAAATAACCTTAAAAAAACTAAATAATCCTATCAAAAATCGGGAGTTTGTAGGATTATTTTATTACTATTTATCCTCACGGCCAATCCGAGAGTCCCAGCGCACCATGCGCCAGCTTGAGTGTGTCCCGTTCGTCAGGTGAGTATGCTAACAGATATTGCAAATAATAAAAAGCACTACTTTAAATTAGGTTGAATCTCGATGTAATTGATGTTTTAAACATTGCCGATGACTTGTGATTTGTGCTTGTGTTCATAAATTTTTTTGGAGCTATTATTTATGACTTTTTATAAAGTTTTACATTATCCTCATGTCCTTTTGCGTAAAAAAGGAACCCCAGTTGAAAAATTTACCGACTCACTCCGAGAATTTTTAAAAAATTTTATTGCAACAATGTATGAGTTTGATGGAGGCGGACTTGCTGCACCACAAGTTGGTGTTGCGAAAAGAATTTTTGTAGTTGATTTTAAGACTGCATTTGAAAGCGAAAGCTTTGAGTATAAAGAAGGTTGTTTTAAAGTTTTTAATAGTGAAAATAAAGAAATTCCAGCTCAGTTTCCAATGGTTTTTATTAACCCTGTTTTGGTAGAAATGTCAGAACCTGTAAAAGTTGGCTGGGAGGGATGTTTATCGTTTCCAAATGTTGAGGCTCATAATATTGATAGATTTTTAAATGTAGAGATTCATGCCCAAAACGAATTTGGTGAAAAATTTTCTGTTAAATCTTCACACCTTTACGCTAGCGTCTGTTTTCAGCACGAATATGATCATCTAGATGGAATCATGCTTGTTGATAGATGGAATAAAAACAGCTTTTCTGAATCTGATGTGATTGCAGACATTAAAGACTTTATTAACGATCCTAGTGAAAGAAAAAGAATGAAAAAAATTAAAGTAACAGAGGCGAGTCGTATTAAATTTGATTTTCTTTAATACATGTTCTGATATTTTTTTAAATGTAGCAGATATTCTACAATATTTTCTTTTGCGAGTTGTGGTATATAGTTGAATTTTGGCATTTCTGAATTTGGTATTCCTTCATTTATTGTTTTAAATAAAAGATCTTTTTCAAATCCGTTAATATATTTTGCACTTGGCGAAAGAAAATTTGGTATTCTTTTTCTTAAATTAACAGATAA
This region of Spirobacillus cienkowskii genomic DNA includes:
- a CDS encoding peptide deformylase, translated to MTFYKVLHYPHVLLRKKGTPVEKFTDSLREFLKNFIATMYEFDGGGLAAPQVGVAKRIFVVDFKTAFESESFEYKEGCFKVFNSENKEIPAQFPMVFINPVLVEMSEPVKVGWEGCLSFPNVEAHNIDRFLNVEIHAQNEFGEKFSVKSSHLYASVCFQHEYDHLDGIMLVDRWNKNSFSESDVIADIKDFINDPSERKRMKKIKVTEASRIKFDFL